The nucleotide window TTTcacaaaaaagtaaacagaacATAATAAACCAAATACTAAATACTAAGTTAAATATCTGAAGTATGCACGGATAACAACCATATTTGGTTTCTGAAAAATATTGAATACTACTTGAAAAGGGCTCAAAGGAtcttatatgaaaaaatatttgttccaagtgaatagattttttaaaaatcagattttttggccaggcatggtggctcaggcctgtattcccagcactttgggaggccaaggtgggcagatcacgaggtcaggagatcgagaccatcctggttaacatggtaaaaccctgtctctacttaaaaaaaaaaaaaaaaaaaaaaaagaaattagccaggtgtggtggcatgtgcctgtagtcccagatactcgggaggctgaggcaggagaatcacttaaacctgggaagcagaggctgtagtgagccgagatcgcgccactgcgctccagcctgggcaacagagtgagactccatctcaaaaaaaaaaaaaaaatcagattttttaaaaatcagtaacaccAGAGTATTTCCCAAAATCTAAGACAAATTTGTCTTTTAACATCTCCTTTTTTCATTAACAAAGATTGTCAATAACATTGGTTTATACGCAAATATGTGAATTCTTGCATATATATTGAAAATCAAGCTAAAGGGACCCTTAATGTGCCTTGGATTGGGACTGGGCTGACTTGTGGCTTTCCTGGAGTCCATCGTTGGGATGTGTGTGGCAACCCAAAGCTGAGTCCTTCTCCCTACCTTGTGACACTTTTCATAGTTCTGTTGAATCTGATTCTTTTCCTGTTTCAGCATTTCTGTCATTTCCATTTCCTTGAGGCTACTGTCATATTCCTCCCACAGCTGGATCTTCTTTTCCCTATTCTGGGGTGAGGTGACAGAGTCGAATCAGGTCAGCACCCAGGGAAGCCTTATAAATGGGGCCCCCTCACTGGGGACTGATTTGGGCTGTGGGCTCTTTGGGCCTGTTGAGTTTCCTCTTGTAACTAGCTTTAGCCTGCTAGTAGTTACAAACCCTTCATCTCCACAGCTCCTCTGAGTTGAAGCCCCACTCCTCTGAGTGAGCCCCCAGGATCCCCATGCTTCAGGGGTATCTGGCTCTAAGAGCAAgtcaaataaaccaaaaaattcCCCAGGCCAGCTCCAGAATCCTGCCTTGTGTCTTGGCTTTCAAATTACTCTGGGAAAGCTGGGCCCTCCCTAAATCCCAGTGCACATACACACCTCTTCTTTTGCTTTCGCTGTTTTCCCATAATGATAAAGCCAGTGAGCCAGGTATTCTATTGGGTCACTGGGCCGAACCTTCGCCACCTCTGCCAGTGCCTGGGCCAGGCAATTTCCAAAGCACCTCTTCAGGTAGTTAGTTTCCATCTTGGCAGCCTGGAAAACATCAAAACAAAGTCACACTATTTTACAAACTTAATCTGAtattaaaaatagacacattctAACCAATTCAGATTTATTTCAGGATAAATATGAGATGCTTCTGGATCACACCCTTCCCAAAAGAACCAACAAACACTTACATGCTCTTATATTCAAATGGACTTTTTTCTAAAGCTCTCCAGCCGCACTAGGTCAGACAGTGTAGGTCCTAGGGTTTATCAGGCTTGGGAGGAGGTTGGTACCTTGGTGATAAGAGTGGCTAAGGCCTCCCCTTACCCACACATTTCTGCCCTTgagtagagagaaaataaaggagCAGGCAGGAGGTCCTGGGGAGGGGCTCTGAGCACCCAGCAGGCTGTGCTATTGTGAGGTTGGAGGCTACAGTCATCTATGACACAGGTAAGATAGGCTCATTTATTTCACAAGGGACCACGGAAATGcactgggaagaagagagagggaaaatgTTGGTGCTGCAGCTATTGCTTGTCAGGAGCTCTGCTAGCACCTGATATAATATTCCATTCTCTATTACTTAAGGATTTGCTAGTCATCATATTTCAAGAGCTGGAGGCAATGTAGCCCAAATTAGGAGTGCAGGGAATTGTGGCAGTAGGAATGCACATTCTGGAATAAGACAGACCAAGTTCCAGTCCTGATTCTGCCacctattagctgtgtgatcttcagCAAGTGACTCagtctctctcagcctcagttttctcatctgtaaaataaaagtaacaaaagtaTGTAGCTCGTAATAATTAGATTAGAGGAGATAATAAACACACACCAGGCACTTAGCcaggcacagagtaagtgcttaTTACACTATTCAGTGGAGGATTGTGCCATGAAATGACCTAGGACCTGGCCTCCTCCTGACAGATTCCATATTCCTGAAGTTGACACATTTTAATTCCAAAAGAGCCAGCAAATAATAAAAGCTCAGATCTAGCCTTAACATTTTCTGGAGGCATTTTTCAATTTGCCCCCCTATTCCCCATATTTTAGCTTaaggaaggaaaaacaagtaGACAGATATGCATATCTATTTTATACATATCTATCTTAtggatatagaaaaaaatatttcctagCTCTCTCCACTGCAAGGCCTTGAAACCAAAACACttcagtagcaatgagcacactGAGCATATAAACCTTGCTTGTAAATAGCCTTCGTCACTTAAGAGGaatcagggctccttggagaaatggctgattccaaggCTGGCGCAGGACAAGTCTAATGAGCCTGGAACATTTTGTTctgccagaaagtaagaaaattctaaaaaatacaatGGTTGGGGACAGAGAAGCCAGCTTGAAGGGGCTCCTACTAGTCAAATCTGGGGCAGTTTGACCATTAAAATAGTGACTGTAATGGATTATAACTTATAGAATAAAATATGAATCCATGAGTCCATATGAGAATATATAAGTAGATTAAGAAGGGAGACAGCAAAGTTCTTTGTTAAACTAGAATGCCAACTAATAAATGTGGAGAGAATAATGGAGTTTTAAAAAACTGCCATTTCCTCATCACCATAGTATAGCTGAATCAAAGCAGGATCATCAATGAGTCAGTGAGTGCTAAACCTGGGTGAATATTTGACAAGGAATAAGATATATGCATAGTCTCAAAGTTTCTTCTCACAAATTAAGTATTAATTCCAAAGGAAATACAGAAATTTTACAGTGGCAAAACCTGGCCAACAAAACCTTAACCAAGTAATCAAAGTAAACGTCACCAATAAAGGAACAAAGTGACATCAAGTGCCTCCTGATGTGATGCACTTCTTATGGTACATAAAACATTTCCGTGGATTCCTGCCTAAAATGCAATATTTGAATGTAATTGAAGAAACATCAAATAAATCCAAAGCAACTACCTTGTACTCTTAAAAATGTTGAGGTtatgaaaaaaaagagagtaacTGTTATAGATCAAAGGAGATTGAACAGCTATAATAACTACATGTAACACATGATCCTAGATTGGGCCTgggcaagaaaaaataattcagctgggcatggtggtgcacgcctataaacccagcactttgggaggctgaggcaggaggatcacttgagctcaggggtttgagaccagcctgggcaacaaggcaaaactctgtctccacaaaaaatacaaaaattagccaggtgtgatggcgcacacctgtagtcccagctacttggaggggttgggggcggggctgaggtggaaggatcacttgagcccaggagcttgtgGCTGCAATGCgttgagatctcaccactgcactccaacctgggtgacagagtgagaccctgtctaaaaaaaaaagaaagaaaagaagaagaaataattctaTGAAGGGCATTGTTGGGAAAATTGGTTGAACTGAATGTGAAATGTAGATTATGTGATGTAATTTATCTAagttaaatttcttaattttgaataATGGAAATATGAgtaagagaatgtccttgttctAGGGCTGAATAATGACTCCCAAATGTGTCTATGTCTGAATACCTGGAACCTACGAATATGTCACCTTaaatggcaaaagagactttgtaactgtgattaaattaaggtTCTTGAGATGggggattatcctggattatctgagtaGGAACAATGTAATCACAGGTGTCACTATTAAGTGTGACACAGTACGGTCAGACAGGGAAGGTGATGACagagccaaaggagaaaaagggatGTGATTCAGGGCCTTGAGCCAAGGGTatcctctagaagctggaaaagaaaagaaaatggattctccccAGAGCCTCCTGAGGAACctgccctgctgacactttgGTTTTAGCTCTATAAgattcattttggacttctgaccccaaGACCTGtaagggaattaaaaaaaaattgagtgggGTAGTGATGGAGGGTGGGGACAGAGGTGGGTGGTGTCTCCTGCCAATCTGTGTGGCCCACTTGAACCAATGCATTTGGATAAACAAACTTCTACACCCCTCTTACTCAAAGCTGGTCTGATGACAGATGACCAGCAGCATTCCATCACctgggtgagaggtgacagtgtgctggcagccctctCAGCCCTTGCTTGTTCTTGGCACCTCCTCGGacttggcgcccactctggccacgcttgaggagcccttcagcccaccgctgcactgtgggagcccctctctgggctggccaaggccggagccggctccctctgcttgcagggaggtgtggagggagaggcgcggacAGGAACCGGGGCCGCATGCGGCGCTCGCAGACCAGCACAAGTtacgggtgggcgtgggctcggtggGCCCCGCACTCAGATCAGCCGGCCAGCACCGcaggccccaggcagtgaggagcttagcacccgggccagcagctgcggagggtgcgctgggtcccccagcagtgccagcctgcCAGCACTTTGCTCGAATTCTTGCCAGGCCTCAACTGcctccccacggggcagggctcaggacctgcagcccactaTGCCCGAGCCTCCCCCAcaccgtgggctcctgtgctgcCCAAGCCTCCCTGATGAGCGCCACCCACTGCTCTGCGGTGCCTggtcccatcgaccgcccaagggcCAAGGAGTGCCGGCGCACTatgtgggactggcaggcagctccacctgcagccccagtgcgggatccactaggtgaagccagctgggctcctgagtctagtggggacttggagaacctttatgtctagctaagggattgtaaatacaccaatcagcactctatgtctacctcaaggtttgtaaatgcaccaatcagcaccctgtgtctagctcaaggtttgtaaatgcaccaatcagtgcgctgtgtctagctaatctagtggggacttggagaacttttgtgtctagctcaaggattgtaaacacaccaatcagcaccctgtcaaaatggaccaatcagctctctgtaaaacagaccaatcagctctctgcaaaatgaaccaatcagcacGACGTGGGtagggccagataagggaataaaagcaggctgcctgaacCAGTAGTGGCAACCCGCACAGGGTCCCCATCCACACCGTGGAAGCTTTGTtatttcactctttgcaataaatcttgctgctgcttactctttgggtctgtaccacctttatgagctgtaacactcaccgcaaaggtctgcagtttcacttttGAGGttagcgagaccacgaacccaccagaaggaagaaactccgaacacatctgaacatcagaaggaacactccagacacgccgcctttaagaactgtaacactcaccgcgagggtccgcggcttcattcttgtgagaccaagaacccaccaattccggacacattggGACTTGTTGAGATGCAGAATCTCAagtcccaccccaccccacagatTCAGAACTTGCATGTTAACAAAATCTCCAAGCAATCTGTAGTTACCAATCTACTTTGCCTGGATCACTGTAGAACTGTCCTTCCCAGAAGGCAGAATCACCAACTCTGCATTCCCTGGTCATTGGGTGGCTGCCACACTGGTTACATGTGGCAAGCCGTATTGGCATATCTCCACGTACTCTAAATTGCCCATTTTCAACAATGATCTGAATGAAATGTGTTTGCCCAACAGTCACTAAGATATGGTACAAAGACAGTAGAGCCATCATAGAGCCACAATGTGAGGGCTGGAGGGGAAGGAGTCAAGggggatgccttttattttgtgtttttaagagagagcctcactctgtcacccaggctggagtgcaggggcacaatctcgtctcactgcaatctctgcctccttggttcaagcaattccgctgtctcagcctcccgaggagctgggattacaggtgtgcgccaccacgcccagctaattttcgtatttttagtagagatggggtttctccacgttggccaggctggtctcgaattcctcacctcaggtgatccgcccacctccgcctcccaaagtgctaggattacaggcgtgagccactgagcctggccaaggGAATGCCTTTTAAAGCCCACTCAGACCAACTTAGGGTACACTCACCAATGGGGGGAGAGGCTATTTTTCAGTGTTTCCCAGAGCTCCCCGAGGGTCTGCTTACACGGTTCCTGGCCTTGCACTCAGTAGGCAAGGTAATAAGAATAGGGGTTGTCTTTGTTTACTGTATACTGCCCATGCTTGGCACACTgggagctcagtaaatatttcttgacttATTCATTGAGAGAGCTCTGACACCTGCGCTCATGCTTCCCTTTGATTTTTCCGCGCCCACTCTGGCATTTACTATCTCAACTAACATCTACTAAGGCCTCTCTTGCCTGGCACTGCCCTACCCATAAGCTGAAGAGAGCACGCGAAAGGCTAGTACATGCACAGACGACTAGGCCAGGGAAGACTGCAAGGGTTTGGGCCTGATGGAGACTGGACGGCTTCCCGGTGGTGGGGCACCCGAATTGGTTCTGAAAGGAACCAAGCAGAGGTCACCAGCAAGAGCAAAGGTGCAGAGTTGTGAAACTGCCAAGCTATTAGCAGCTTGCAGTGAAGGTCTTCCAGGAACTCTGGAAGGTCTTCCGCCCTTTTCCGATTGGCTGCCCTTCCTGGTTCCTCCTCAAAGCCCCACCTCTTCATCTCTCCGAGAGCATGCCGGCCTGCCAGTCAGGGTCCCTTGCTCTTTTGTGTGCCCCCACTCCTCCAGGTTTCTGTGTAGCAAGTCTCCTCGGCTCACCCACCCCGCGCGCCTCCACATACGCCTTTCCTCGACTCCTCGCGCGCACAACCCCCTCCCGCGTGCCCGCTCCTCTCTGCCTGGCGTCCCGCTCCTACGCGCCCCCTCCTCCCTGGACCCCGCCCCCTGGAGCGCGCCCGCTACACTCTGCCGCGCTCCCCTTCTTGTATTCCCTCTCGTCTCTGCCCGCTTCCCCCTCGTGCGCGCTCTCCCCTGCACACCGCCTCCTCTCTGCCGCACGCCCGCCTCCTGAACGCCCCCCTCCTCTCCGACCCCCTCCCCTCGCGCGCGCCCCCTTGTGCAAGACCCCTTCTCTCTGCCGGGCGCCCCGCTCCTGCACGCCCCCTCCTGTCTGCCGCGCCCCCTCTACTCTGCCGCGGGCTCCTACTCCTGCACTCCCCCTCCACTCTGCCGCGCCCCCTCTACTCTGCCGCCTGCTCCTACTCCTGCACGCCCTCTCCTCTCTGCAGCACGACCCCCCACGCCCCCTCCTTTCTGCTGCGCGTTCCCCCTCCGCCGCCCACCGCGTGCCCTCTGCTCACCTATCCGCGCGCCCCTCCCGCTTTGCGGCGCCTACACGGGCTCCTGAGGCGCGCGCTCTCGTTGCCTGGCAACGGGACGCAGCTCCTGGGTGGCGAGCAGGCGCGTGTGTAGGGGTGAGCGCACCGGAAAGGCCCGAACTGTTTTTGAGATTTGTTCTCTTAGCTTCGCTGGGTCCGGCGGGCAGAGGCCATTCTGACTGTTGGGCCTTGGGCGTCGAGCAGGACTCACCTGAGGCGGAGAGAGGCCGCTTCGCGCCTGGGGCTCCCGAAAGCGGCCGGCTGTCCTCCTCTTGCTCCCCCCGAGCGGGGAGCGCTGTGTCTCCTGCGGGCTGCGGGAGACCCTTCCAGACTCCCGGGTGGGAAAACCACACTGAGCGCCCCGGGAGGTTGCCAGATACAATACGGTACTGCATGCTGAGGtaactgaatttcagataaacgaGTTACTTTCGGTACAAATATAGTATCATGCAAAGTTAttcgttgtttatctgaaattcagagtCACCTGGGCGAGCTGGGTTTTTAGTTGAGAAGTCTGGCACCCCTGCCTGGGTGCCCCCGCCCAATCGGCTGGCTGGCTAGCTGTCTCCCAGGTGTGGGTAAGGAATCTCCTTCCATCTCTGTGGCACCTTCTGCAGGCTGGAGGCAGCTGTTTCTGTGGGAAAGGGCTTTCTTATGTTGAGCCAAGATGCCTATTGGTGTATGTGAAAAATAACATTGCTTACCACAGGAGAGATGGGTATTTTCCTCGTTTCACAGACAGGAACATGCTAAGGGAGTTGGCAAGCCTTGCCTGGGTCCCACTGATATGCCCAGAAATCCGAGACAGAGCCTCCCCTGACTTGGCCCCACTGGTAGGCCAGAAGTTTTCTCTTTAGGGATAACGGCCCCCTTCCTACCTTCCCACATTTTACCTTTCTGGAGCAGCAACAGGAgtctgttcactttttttttttttttcttcacttcaaATGACTTTGAGATGTCTATGTAGCGTTTTGGTCTTTCAGGTATATCCTACTGAAGAAATACAGTGAAGATACTGTGTTCCAAAGTCAGTTGTAATAATTCTTTTCTCTGTGTGGTTAAGACACCAATATCAACCTGATTTGGAATTAGGTTCATTTGTGCCAGTTTGTTTTCCGTTTTTAGAGTTTTTATgactatgtttatatatacacacatacacattcctttccccactgctgttGCTAATACAAAAGATGACAGACCATATACAATTTCAGCACCTCGTTTTCTTTATTCTGTGCCTTAGAGATCACTCTCTAGTTTCTTCATTCTCTTGTACATCTGCATAATAATCCATTGTGTTGCTCTTATTAATCCCCAATTTGGCGAACATTTAGATGGTGCTTCAGtgtgactattgtaaataatgctgcaaataACTGTGTGCATATGccatttcatatttttgcaactatATCTTTGAGATAGGATCCAAGAAGCAAGATTGATGAGTCAAAGGGTGAATGCATATGTGATTTTCTAGATGTTGTCAAATTCTCCTCCATAGGAGTCATACCATTTTGCCCTCCCACCACTGTCATATTGCATATGCACATGGTTATGGCATAAAATTTCAGAGACACTGATATCCTGGGGTTCATCCATAGAATAAAAATTGGGGATTATGGATGGACCCCAGGATGTCACTGTGTCTGAAATTTTATGCAAAATGCTAGATGCATTTGTCCAGGGACAAGTTTAGACACAATGGCATTCTATCCCCTGTAATTGCCATGCTCATTCCTATATCAGGGCCTTTCCTCATACCTAGAAGACTCTTCCTTCTCTGTCATgttaattttactgttttttttttttaagtaaatgtaaGCTTAGCTCAAATGTCCCCAGAGaagctttttttttactttcctgaCTTGATCAGCTACTCCTCTTGTCTGGTCTCATAGTACTTATTTTAACTGCaatttcatatttattgatttaaatatttcCCTTCTCAtctataagctccatgaaggcagagactgtttttgttttagtttgggctgctgtagcaaattaccaaccctgggtggcttaaaaacaatacacatttatttctcaccattctggaggctggaaagtccaaattCAAGGCATTGGCAtttctggtgtctggtgaggaccctctgCCTGGTGTGCAGGTGGCTgccttctagttttattctcagATGGCAGAGAGTGAGAGCAAGCTCTCCcatctctttttataagggcattaatcccatgcGTGAGGGCTCCACACTaatgatctaatcacttcccaaaggctcctaataccatcacattgggagttaggatttcaacatatggattttttaGGGACACAGACATTCAATTCACGATAGTTTTGTATTCCCAGTACCTATCATGGTGCCTGACCTATaataggtattcttttttttttttttagacgaagtttcgctcttgttgcctaggctggagtgcaatggcacaatctcagctcactgcaaccgctgcctcctgggttcaagtgattctcctgcctcagccttccaagtagctgggtttacaggtatgtgccaccacgctgggctaattttgtatttttagtagagacagcatttcaccattatggccaggctggtctcgaactcctgacctcaggtgatccacccacctcagcctcccaaagtgctaggattacaggtgtgagccaccgtgcctggcaaatattcattatacatttgtttaaCAATTGATTACATTTCATCAGATTCTCAGAAGAGTCtggatttcttaaaaaaaaaaatatatatatatatatatatttttttttttttttttttttttgagacggagtctcactctgtcacccaggctggagtgcagtggtgcgatctcggctcactgcaagctccgcctcccaggttcacaccattctcctgcctcagcctcccaagtagctgggactacaggcacccgccaccacgcccagataatttgtttgtatttttagtagagatggggtttcactgcgttagccaggatggtctcggtctcccaaccttgtgatccacccgccttggcctcccaaagtgctgggattacaggctgagccaccgtgcccaggtgatttcttaaaatattaagggTAATCTGAGGGTGATCAATTTTTCCAAAGCACCTGAAAGAGACTGATTGCtgcatttctccttttctgttttaaaaacaatctggtcggccaggcgcggtggctcacgcttgtaatcctagcactttgggaggccgaggcgggcggatcacgaggtcaggagatcaagaccatgctggctaacacagtgaaaccccgtctctactaaaaatacaaaaaaaattagccaggctgtcCATGGAGTTAGAGCCCAGGGTGTGCTGGGGCCAGGAGAGATGATGTCTGGAGGTGAACTTGAAAAGAAAATTGGGGCCAGATTGTGAGGAGCTTCATACGTTATTATTTGGAGGCTGAGTTTTTATTCTTTGGCCTTGgaaatttatggattttttttttcaaaaggtgGACTATTGTGATGCTTTGTAAAAATGGCTTTCATGGCTTAGGAGGAACATTTTAGTGTAGTCTTTAGGGTGAGGGTTTTGGAATCAAGAGGTGGGTACAAACCCTGTCTCCTTCATCTGCCAGCTGTGTGATCCTGAACTGTGCACTTATGCTCTCTGTGCCTGGGCTTGCTCATCGTCCCACTGGGATGATGATACCCATTTTTCAGgtatgttgtgaggattaaatgagacccACATTACTTGGCATCAAGTAAACTTGAAATCAATGATAATATCTTTTTCTGACTCTTGGACTTGAGAGTCCTTCAGGATTTTGAAACCATGTTAGTTGTAGTGACTTCCATGGAGCCCTTTTGAAAACTATTAGAAGTTTCCTGGGGCCAGCTTGCTTGTGACACCCCCAACGGGAGGTGTCCATGACTGAGGGCAGGGTGTATGTAAGGCTTTGTTCACCTCACTGGACTTTAGTTTTATAGTGACTTTATTGAAAATATCCTGCAGTAATGCAAAAACACTTACTTTTTAGGAGTTTTTATTTAGGAGTTAGAAATGGAGTCAATATATCTTCAAAAGCACCTCGGGGCATGTTTAAC belongs to Symphalangus syndactylus isolate Jambi chromosome 4, NHGRI_mSymSyn1-v2.1_pri, whole genome shotgun sequence and includes:
- the DYDC2 gene encoding DPY30 domain-containing protein 2 isoform X1, whose amino-acid sequence is MRKLRLRETESLAEDHTANRWQNQDWNLAAKMETNYLKRCFGNCLAQALAEVAKVRPSDPIEYLAHWLYHYGKTAKAKEENREKKIQLWEEYDSSLKEMEMTEMLKQEKNQIQQNYEKCHKELTSETVSTKTIFRQEDTNPLEKEALKQEFLPGTSSLIPGMPQQVPPSESADQIDWNFKMPQEINYKEAFQHEVAHEMPPGSKSPS
- the DYDC2 gene encoding DPY30 domain-containing protein 2 isoform X3, whose product is METNYLKRCFGNCLAQALAEVAKVRPSDPIEYLAHWLYHYGKTAKAKEENREKKIQLWEEYDSSLKEMEMTEMLKQEKNQIQQNYEKCHKELTSETVSTKTIFRQEDTNPLEKEALKQEFLPGTSSLIPGMPQQVPPSESADQIDWNFKMPQEINYKEAFQHEVAHEMPPGSKSPS
- the DYDC2 gene encoding DPY30 domain-containing protein 2 isoform X2, translated to MCSEFLPSGGFVVSLTSKVKLQTFAMRKLRLRETESLAEDHTANRWQNQDWNLAAKMETNYLKRCFGNCLAQALAEVAKVRPSDPIEYLAHWLYHYGKTAKAKEEELTSETVSTKTIFRQEDTNPLEKEALKQEFLPGTSSLIPGMPQQVPPSESADQIDWNFKMPQEINYKEAFQHEVAHEMPPGSKSPS